The Prevotella fusca JCM 17724 genome includes a window with the following:
- a CDS encoding WG repeat-containing protein — translation MNIQRKLICYAIACFLLLSAASCGRMERKLFVVEKNELYGYANESGDTVIDCVYPLAFTDTISRIGFVADDKGRIRCFNNEGKFLFYTYMCDNGPDYPHEGCFRIEDQNGLIGFADTLGNVVISPKYKFAYPFSGGKAKVTDSGKPAIEKDSEYSSWESDNWYFVSREDGK, via the coding sequence ATGAATATTCAGCGTAAACTTATCTGTTATGCGATAGCGTGTTTCCTCCTTTTGTCTGCCGCCAGCTGTGGCAGGATGGAAAGGAAACTGTTTGTCGTAGAAAAGAACGAACTGTATGGTTATGCCAATGAAAGTGGAGATACCGTCATAGACTGTGTTTACCCATTGGCATTCACGGACACTATATCCCGGATTGGTTTTGTTGCCGATGACAAGGGACGAATCAGGTGTTTCAATAATGAAGGTAAATTCCTCTTTTATACATATATGTGTGACAACGGACCGGATTATCCTCATGAAGGATGCTTCAGAATTGAAGACCAGAACGGACTCATTGGGTTTGCTGATACCCTGGGGAATGTTGTCATAAGTCCTAAGTATAAGTTTGCCTATCCTTTCTCAGGTGGAAAGGCAAAAGTAACCGATTCTGGTAAACCTGCTATTGAAAAGGATTCTGAGTATAGTAGTTGGGAATCAGATAACTGGTATTTCGTTTCACGGGAGGATGGGAAATAG